Within Thermus antranikianii DSM 12462, the genomic segment CGTGGAAGCCGAGCAGGTGGCTCCCGGAGGCGAAAAAAGCCGCACCTTTGGCATCGTGACTACCCTGGAACACACCACCGATGCCCCAAGCCACCTCTCCAACTACATCTCCAACGACTTCGGCCAGGTGTCCACCGAACCCAATACTCTCCGCCAGGGCACCACTATTGCCCGGGTGGCCGTGCTTTCCAACGACCAGGACATCTACATGCCGGTGATGAACGACCGGCCCGTGCGCTTTGCTGACGAGAGCGGGATCCATGTTGCCCTGGGCATAGACCAGGTGCCGGAGCGTTACCGGGTTCCCGCCGGACTGATCAGGATGTCCAACGGCACCCAGGCGGTAGTCTATCTAGATAGCCGCTATATCCTAGGGCCTGAGGGCGCGCACGTGAACATAAGCGGCATCTCGGGCCTGGCCACAAAAACCTCCTACGCCATCTTCCTCATCCAGTCCATCCTGCAAAAGGTGGAAAACCGAGACCGCATAGGGGTCATCATCCTTAACGTCAAGCACGGCGACCTTCTTTCCATCGACCAGCCGCCCCCCAAGGGCCTGGAGCCGGAACAGCATGAGCTTTGGGAAAGACTGGGCCTTATCCCCAAGCCCTTCAGCAACGTACGCTACCTTCTTCCCTACGGTAAAGACACCCCCACCACAGGCCGGCCCAACAGCTTCCGCCTTCCCGAACGCAACTGGTTCCTGTACGCTTACTCCTTGCAGGATACCTACAACAAGCTGGATCTCCTCCTCTCCAACATCCCCGACCCCTGGGACACCGTGGGCGCCCTCATCGGGGAGATCACCCAAGGCCTTTCCGACCCCAGAACGGGGCAATGGGGACCGTCGGGAAAGTGGAAGGGCGTGCAAGACTGGCAAACCCTGCTCAACGGCGAGCCCCTTGTCAAGGATGGGCAAGCCCAGCCGGTAGGGGACGTGCGTGCCCAATCGGTGGCCCGGTTTAGGCGGCTACTCCGCCGCATCGTCCAGACCCGTCAAACAGGAATCTTCATTCCTCAGCGCCCAAGGCACGTCAAAAACCTAAGCGAGGAAATCGCTAAGATCCGGGGTGGGGAAACCATTGTGGTGGACATCGCTCGCCTAGCGGACGACGAGCAGACCCTGGTCTTTGGCGATATCCTGCGCACCATCTACAACCTCTATGCGGAGGAAGGTAGCGAGCGCGAAGACTTGCCGGAAAAGGTCATCATCTTCGTAGACGAGCTTAACAAGTACGCTCCTGCACGGGAGAAGGAATCGCCCATCCTGGAACAGGTCCTGGACATCGCCGAACGGGGCCGGTCCTTGGGGGTGGTCCTGTTTGGAGCAGAGCAGTTCATGAGTGCGGTGCACGAACGGGTAGCGGGCAACTCCGCCACTTTGGTCCTCGGGCGAAGCGGCTCCGCCGAGCTTTCCTCCTCCGTTTACCGGTTCCTGGACCCCGCCATTAAGGCCAACATCTCTCGCCTGCAAAAGGGCGAGCTAATCCTAAGCCACGCCACCTTCCGGCAGCCGGTTAAAATCTCCTTCCCCAAGCCCGCCTATTTGCAAGAAGGTGCCACCTAGAAATAGGGCTCTCTCCTAGGCACCAGGGTGGGCAGACGGTATGCTCTCCCCATGAACCGCGCTCCGCTTGCACCCGTCGTACTCGCCTTCGCCTGGGTGGTGGCCCTGGTGGCCACCTTAGGAAGCCTCTACTACTCCGAGGTGCGGCTTTTCCTTCCCTGTGAACTCTGCTGGTACCAGCGCATCTTCATGTACCCGCAGGCGGTCCTCTTGGGCCTGGCCCTTTGGCGGCAGGACCTTTCCGTCTGGCCCTACGCCCTCACCCTTTCCCTCATCGGAGGAAGCATCAGCACCCTGCACCTTATGGAGCAGCGCTTCCCCGACCTCTTCACCCTGGCCTGTAAGCCCCCGGTGCCCTGCTCCGTGGAGTACATCCCCCAGTTCCCCATCCCCTTGCAGGCCCTGATCGCCTTCCTCCTCATCGCCCTCAGCATGGGGTTTTTGGCCCGCGAGGCCCGTCAAAGGGGGTAGCCGAGGCCCTCGAGGACCGCCCGCACCCGGAAGATCAGGAGGTCCTCCGGGGAGTAGACCACCTGCACCCTTTCCCAGACCCCCTTCTCCACCGGGGCCAGGGCCACCAGGGCATGGAAGGGCTGGAGTACGTCTAGGCTAAGCCGCCCCCCCGCATAGAGGAGGAGGTCCACCTTCAAGGAAAGGGCCCTGGCCTCCTCCGGCCTCAGGGCCACGTGCCCCCGGGCCCGCTCCGGCAGGCGGGCCAAAAAGCTATCCCCTTCGGCGAAGCTTGAGGCCACCACGGAAACCTGGCCCAGGGGCCTGAGGAAAGGAGCCAGGGAGGGCCTCAAAGGCCCAAGCCATAGCCCCCTGGCCCCGGGAAAGTGGGCGGAGAGAAACCGCTCCAGGGCCACCCCTTCCGTGTACTGCCCCATAAGCCCCCCCACCCGGGGGACCACCAGGTCCAAAAGCCCTGCCTCCCGGGCCTCCGCCTCCAGGGAAAGGCTTGGGGCCAGGTCCTTGGGAGGCGGCAGGGCCTCCGCCAGCACCGCCCCGGCCAGGCCCAAAGGGGCCAGGCAGGGGAAGAGGGCAAAGGGATCCTGAACCTCCACGGGATAAGGGAAAAGGGGAAGCCTGGCCGTGGCCACCTCGGCCACCAGGCGGTCAAACAGGGGAGAAGGCACCCGGTGGAGAAAGATCAAGGGGCGAACTTTCTGATACTCCGGGCGCACGGCCTCACCCCACGGGCCTCAGGTCGGCGTACTTGAGGGAAAGCCGCTTCAGGCCCACCCCTTCGAAGTGCACCGTCACCTCGTCCCCCATGGCCGCCACCACCGTGCCCTGGCCGAAACGGGGGTGGATCACCTTCTCCCCACCCCTATAGGCCCCGGGCTTGGAGGCCCGGGCTTCACTGGGGGCAGGGGAGGGGGAAACCCTGGCCGAGGCCCGGTAGGGGTCGTACTCCTCGTAAAGCCCTCCCTCCACCTCCTCCAGGAAACGGCTTGGCCGGGTAGCCTCCGTGCGCCCGTAAACCTCCCGCTCCTCGGCGTAGGAAAGGTAAAGCCTCTCCTGGGCCCGGGTCACCCCCACGTAGAAGAGGCGGCGCTCCTCCTCGAGGCCCTCCAGGGTGCTCAAGGAGGAGCGGTGGGGCAAAAGCCCTTCCTCCACCCCCACCACGAAGACCACGGGGAACTCCAGCCCCTTGGCGTTGTGCAGGGTCATCAGGGCCACCTTGCCCGCGGGCTCCCCCGGCTCCTCCGCCCGGGCGGTGAGGGCCACCTTGTCCAGAAACTCCATAAGACCCTCCGCCTCCTTGGCTGCCCGGAGAAGTTCCTCCACGTTCTCCAGGCGGTCCTCGTAATCCTCAGGGTAAGCCTCCCGCAGGTAAGCGGGGTAGTCCGTGGCCTCGAGGAGGTGGCGGAAAAATCCCTCCGCCGGTCCAAAGGCCAGTTCCTGGAGCTCCTCCATCAGAGCCAGGAAGTGGCGCAAGGGGGCAGGGCGGGGCAGAACCTCTGCCGCCACCCTGAGGGCCTCGAAGAGGGGAAGCCCCTTCTCCCTGGCGAGGGCCTCCACCTTCTCCACCGTAGCCGTGCCGATGCCCCGGGGAGGGGTGTTCAGCACCCGCTTCAGGCTCACCCCATCCAGGGGGTTCAGGCTCAGGCGGGCGTAGGCCAAAAGGTCCTTCACCTCCGCCCGTTCAAAGAACCCCACCCCCCCCACCACCCGGGCTGGAACCCCCCGGGAGGCCAGGGCCTGCTCCAGGAGGCGGCTTTGGGCGTTGGTGCGGTAGAGGACCGCCACCCAGTCGAAGGGAGGCCCCAAACGCAGGATCTCTTCGGCCACGAAGCGGGCCTCGTCCCGGGCATCCCGGGCCCGGTAGAGGCGCACGGGCTCCCCCCCGGGCTTCACGGGCCTCAAGGTCTTCTCCAGGCGCAGGGCATTGTTCACGATGAGGGCGTTGGCGAAGCGCAGGATGGCCTCGGTGGAGCGGTAGTTCTCCTCGAGGCGGTACACCTTGGCCCCGGGAAAGTCCCGGGTGAACTCCAGGATGTTCTTGATGTCCGCGGCGCGGAAGGAGTAGATGCCCTGGTCCGGGTCCCCCACGGCCATGAGGTTGGCCTCCTCCCCCGCCAGGAGCCGGGTGAAACGGTACTGCACGGGATTGGTGTCCTGGTACTCGTCCACGTGGATGAAGCGGGCCCGCCTCCTGACCCGCTTCAAGACCTCAGGGTCCTCCTCCAGGAGGCGCAGGGCATAGAGGAGGATGTCCCCGAAGTCCAAGGCCCCTTGGGCCTTAAGGGCCTCCTCGTAGCGCTTCAGCACGTCCAGAAGCCTCCCCCGGCTGAGCCCGGCGTAGTAGTCGGGAAGCTCCAAAAGCAGGGACTCGGGAGCCTCCCCCCGGTTCTTGGCCCGGTCCAAAAGGGCCTTGATGGGCCCGGGCCTGGCGGCAAGGCCGAGCTCCTTCAACACCTCTTTGATGAGGGCGGTCTGGTCGTCCTCGTCGTAGACCACGAATCCCGGCTTCAACCCCACCCTTTCCCCATAGACCCTCAGGATCCGCAAGGCAGCGGAGTGGAAGGTGGAAACCCAAAGCTCCCCCGCACCCTTCACCATGCGCTTAAGGCGCTCCTTCATCTCCTCGGCGGCCTTGTTGGTGAAGGTGACCGCCAGGATCTCCGAGGGGAAGACGCCCCTCTTGGCGATGAGGTAGGCCACCCGGTGGACCACGGTGCGGGTCTTGCCGCTTCCCGCCCCCGCCACCACCAGGGCCGGTCCCTCAAAGTGCAAAACCGCCTGGCGCTGGGCCTCGTTCAGGGAGCGAAGGAGCTCGTCTCCCGGATGGCTGCTTTGGGGCCCCTGCATCCCCGAGGAACCGCGCTGACCCTCGAGCTCCACGGGGGAGAGTGTACCACGGGGTAGACTTTAAGGCATGGAGCTCTACTCCACCCAAGACGGCTTCCTAGGGGAGATCGCCAAGGGGTTCACCTTCGCCCACCTGGCCCGGGTGGCGGCGGGGTTTGGAGCCAGGCTCGAGGCGGAAGGGATCCGCCGGGTGGTGGTGGCCCACGACACCCGCTTCCTGGCCCAGGAGATGGCGGAGGAGGCGGCGGGGATCCTGGGGGGAATGGGCCTGGAAACCTTCCTCCTGAAAGGCCCTTCCCCGTTTCCCCTTTTCGGCTTTGCCCTAAAGGAACTGGAAGCGGCCGGGTTTTACCTCACCGCCAGCCGCAAGCCCGCCCGCTACCAAGGCGTGAAGCTCCGCCTGGGCCCGGGGAAACCCCTTTCCCCGGAAGGGATGGCCCTTCCCCAGGAGGCCCCGCAGAAGCGGGGAAGCTTCCAGGTCCTGGATCGGAAAAAGGCCTACCTGGAGCACCTGGCCCAAAGCACTGGCCAAGGAGCCCAGGGAAAAAAGGGGGTGGTTTACCTGGACACCCTGGGAGGAGCAGGGGGAGGGGTGCTGCCCGGGGTTTTCAAGCTCCTGGGCCTCGAGGCGGAACTTAGGGAACTCCACCCCCTCCCCCACCCCCTCTTCTATGGAGTGGACCCCGACCCCAAGCCGGAAAACCTCCCCACCCTCCTCGCCCTCATGAGGGCGGTGGAACCCCCGGCGGTGGGCTTCGCCCTGGATGGGGATGCGGACCGCCTTGCCGTGGTCTTGCCCGGGGGGGAGGTTCTGCCCCAAGACCAGGTCGTAAAGGTCCTCGAGGGGGCCTTGGAGGAAAAGGAGGTCCAGGGAGATGGCCAGGGCAGCTACCTTTTCCCCTGGCATCTTCCCGAACCCGATCCCTTCCTGGCCGCCCTGCTCCTTTTGGGGAAGCTCCTATGAAAGAAGTCCTCCCAGGCCTCTACCAGATTCCCGTGCCCATTCCCTATCCCCTGAAGACGGTAAACCTCTACCTTTTCCGGGGGAACGGGGAGGTGGCCCTTCTGGACACCGCCTTGGGTACCAAGACGGCCCGGGGCACCCTGGAGCTCAGCCTGGCGGAGCTTGGTCTTTGCTTTACCGACGTCAAGACCGTCCTTCTCACCCACCACCACCCGGACCACTACGGCCTGGCGGGCTTTTTTGAAGGGCTTGGGGCCCGGGTATGGCTGCACGAGGAGGAGGGAGGGCGGGGCCACCTCTTCTGGCTTCAACCCGAAGCCTTTGAGGAGGCCAGCTGGCGGCTTTTCCTGGACCACGGCACCCCGGAGGAAGCCCTTATGGGCATCCGGGAAACCATGGCCAAAACCCGGGAGCGGGTCCATCCTCCCCAAAACCCCACGCCCCTGAAGGACGGGGAGGTGCTGGAGGTGGCCGGCAAGAAGCTCCGGGTCATCTGGACCCCCGGCCATGCGGACGGGCACGTGGCCTTCTATCTGGAGGAGGAAGGAATCCTCCTGGTAGGGGACGCCCTTTTGGAACGGGTATCCCCCAACGTGGGCCTTTGGGCCTACACCCGGGAGAACCCCCTAAAGGACTTTCTGGCGTCCTTAGAGCGCCTTATGGAGCTTCCAGCCAAGGTGGCGTATGCGGGGCATTTCGGCCCCATCCTCGAGGTGAAGAAGCGGGCCCAAGAGCTCATCGCCCACCACCAGGAGCGCCTGGAGGCCCTGCTCGGCTTTCTTCAAGCCCCCATGACCGCCTGGGAGCTTTCCCTAAGGCTTTTCCCCCAGGAGCTGGACGCTCCCGGCAGGCGCTTCGCCTTTGCGGAAA encodes:
- a CDS encoding ATP-binding protein, which encodes MPEPTERPVIGLSSATTNQPNSSDEFHFWLAPEVIVNPFDIVEAEQVAPGGEKSRTFGIVTTLEHTTDAPSHLSNYISNDFGQVSTEPNTLRQGTTIARVAVLSNDQDIYMPVMNDRPVRFADESGIHVALGIDQVPERYRVPAGLIRMSNGTQAVVYLDSRYILGPEGAHVNISGISGLATKTSYAIFLIQSILQKVENRDRIGVIILNVKHGDLLSIDQPPPKGLEPEQHELWERLGLIPKPFSNVRYLLPYGKDTPTTGRPNSFRLPERNWFLYAYSLQDTYNKLDLLLSNIPDPWDTVGALIGEITQGLSDPRTGQWGPSGKWKGVQDWQTLLNGEPLVKDGQAQPVGDVRAQSVARFRRLLRRIVQTRQTGIFIPQRPRHVKNLSEEIAKIRGGETIVVDIARLADDEQTLVFGDILRTIYNLYAEEGSEREDLPEKVIIFVDELNKYAPAREKESPILEQVLDIAERGRSLGVVLFGAEQFMSAVHERVAGNSATLVLGRSGSAELSSSVYRFLDPAIKANISRLQKGELILSHATFRQPVKISFPKPAYLQEGAT
- a CDS encoding disulfide bond formation protein B — its product is MNRAPLAPVVLAFAWVVALVATLGSLYYSEVRLFLPCELCWYQRIFMYPQAVLLGLALWRQDLSVWPYALTLSLIGGSISTLHLMEQRFPDLFTLACKPPVPCSVEYIPQFPIPLQALIAFLLIALSMGFLAREARQRG
- a CDS encoding ATP-dependent helicase, with protein sequence MQGPQSSHPGDELLRSLNEAQRQAVLHFEGPALVVAGAGSGKTRTVVHRVAYLIAKRGVFPSEILAVTFTNKAAEEMKERLKRMVKGAGELWVSTFHSAALRILRVYGERVGLKPGFVVYDEDDQTALIKEVLKELGLAARPGPIKALLDRAKNRGEAPESLLLELPDYYAGLSRGRLLDVLKRYEEALKAQGALDFGDILLYALRLLEEDPEVLKRVRRRARFIHVDEYQDTNPVQYRFTRLLAGEEANLMAVGDPDQGIYSFRAADIKNILEFTRDFPGAKVYRLEENYRSTEAILRFANALIVNNALRLEKTLRPVKPGGEPVRLYRARDARDEARFVAEEILRLGPPFDWVAVLYRTNAQSRLLEQALASRGVPARVVGGVGFFERAEVKDLLAYARLSLNPLDGVSLKRVLNTPPRGIGTATVEKVEALAREKGLPLFEALRVAAEVLPRPAPLRHFLALMEELQELAFGPAEGFFRHLLEATDYPAYLREAYPEDYEDRLENVEELLRAAKEAEGLMEFLDKVALTARAEEPGEPAGKVALMTLHNAKGLEFPVVFVVGVEEGLLPHRSSLSTLEGLEEERRLFYVGVTRAQERLYLSYAEEREVYGRTEATRPSRFLEEVEGGLYEEYDPYRASARVSPSPAPSEARASKPGAYRGGEKVIHPRFGQGTVVAAMGDEVTVHFEGVGLKRLSLKYADLRPVG
- a CDS encoding phosphoglucomutase; translation: MELYSTQDGFLGEIAKGFTFAHLARVAAGFGARLEAEGIRRVVVAHDTRFLAQEMAEEAAGILGGMGLETFLLKGPSPFPLFGFALKELEAAGFYLTASRKPARYQGVKLRLGPGKPLSPEGMALPQEAPQKRGSFQVLDRKKAYLEHLAQSTGQGAQGKKGVVYLDTLGGAGGGVLPGVFKLLGLEAELRELHPLPHPLFYGVDPDPKPENLPTLLALMRAVEPPAVGFALDGDADRLAVVLPGGEVLPQDQVVKVLEGALEEKEVQGDGQGSYLFPWHLPEPDPFLAALLLLGKLL
- a CDS encoding MBL fold metallo-hydrolase, producing the protein MKEVLPGLYQIPVPIPYPLKTVNLYLFRGNGEVALLDTALGTKTARGTLELSLAELGLCFTDVKTVLLTHHHPDHYGLAGFFEGLGARVWLHEEEGGRGHLFWLQPEAFEEASWRLFLDHGTPEEALMGIRETMAKTRERVHPPQNPTPLKDGEVLEVAGKKLRVIWTPGHADGHVAFYLEEEGILLVGDALLERVSPNVGLWAYTRENPLKDFLASLERLMELPAKVAYAGHFGPILEVKKRAQELIAHHQERLEALLGFLQAPMTAWELSLRLFPQELDAPGRRFAFAETLAHLEYLRLEGHVKREGPPYRYFRA